The sequence TTGGGCATCTTTGTGCATCCTACGATGATCATGTCGTAATGGCCACGATGCTGCTCTTCCAAGATTTCTTTTGCCATGGTCTTTCCTTCGACAGTTATCGTTCGTTCTCGAATGTTCGTTTCGGATACTCCTCCCTGAAGCAAGATAGTTTTGACGCGTTCCACTAGGATGCTCATTTCGGTGTTTGATTTTTCAAATGCCACATTGAATTCTTGTTTTGTAGCAAAAATATCTTGCGATTGAACTCTTATGAGTCCCACCATTGTGATGGTTGTTGTGCTTTGATGCGAAAAGTTGTCGGCCAAATAGCGAGCTGCTCTAACTGTATTTTCTGCGCTATAAATGCTGAAGAGTATGTTCTTGCTTGGTTTGGGTAGCTCTTCCTCATAGTCGCTTGAAGCCAAGGTGAACTGTGATCTTCGAAGATCGTAGTAAGTACCGACAAAATATCCAGCCGCATTGAAGAAAACTATTTCCAGCATATTGCTAAAATAGGTGGCGCTGCCCAAAGGAGTTCCCAGCATGGCGCACGGGAGGTACACGGCCGATGAAGCGAGAGACGTGAATATTCCTCCCTTTTTTCCGAACCAATACGCTCCAATGAGTATTGGAATAAAATACAATTCACGATATACAATATCAATTTTAGATAGATGTAGTGCGGTGGCGTAATCGAAAAAAGCTATGATTAAGACCAAGAGCGCAACAATCGCAAATTTATAAGACTTTTTTAAAGAAATCATGACGCCTCCATATCTTTTATTGAAATGTCAACCGCCCCGCACATCCTTCCGCAACAGGGTGCTCGCGTCAGGATGTGTCGGCGATGGTCCGAGGGCCTGCCGTTCATCATCACTTCAAAGTGAAGGTTGTTGCCGGTGGCGCGTCCACTACGCCCCAAAAGGCCGACAGCATGATCCTTGCTCACACGGGGTCCCCCCGTTTGACGCGAATTTCCGAA is a genomic window of Desulfovibrio sp. TomC containing:
- a CDS encoding universal stress protein, with the translated sequence MISLKKSYKFAIVALLVLIIAFFDYATALHLSKIDIVYRELYFIPILIGAYWFGKKGGIFTSLASSAVYLPCAMLGTPLGSATYFSNMLEIVFFNAAGYFVGTYYDLRRSQFTLASSDYEEELPKPSKNILFSIYSAENTVRAARYLADNFSHQSTTTITMVGLIRVQSQDIFATKQEFNVAFEKSNTEMSILVERVKTILLQGGVSETNIRERTITVEGKTMAKEILEEQHRGHYDMIIVGCTKMPKAQELLFGNTNVALVREAPCPVLIVC